In Clarias gariepinus isolate MV-2021 ecotype Netherlands chromosome 1, CGAR_prim_01v2, whole genome shotgun sequence, one DNA window encodes the following:
- the LOC128526378 gene encoding uncharacterized protein LOC128526378 isoform X2, translated as MQIIEKKMQKASSRLCLILLGEEWTGKSSAGNTMLGRNRFTAGSDTEHVMQCSGVIEGRNVTIVDTPGWDVKCSPDVPLKMLEKAYTSALLTCQSFHVLLLTIPISQDQAWNQKFVQRMLNVLRLFNDDMWNHTMLLFTRSNLLHSSEGLEGYLKGNGKPFQSLVEKCKHRYHVINNHAQNDFKQVRELLEKIEQMVQKNNGQTLQLITSEQEVGTLQDNRGMIYECSKMKEHKEVQNCFRLEDYMFKSLRPEENDPPDTTEQNELQGENRNLAMSREDNTEIINTEKNTSQISWDLSITCDFYTCDDVSNPQSIMMTCVLQISVGWRKLKPSCQISWVSFTVCGDDIAWLFIIVLYLLVSSLSLIYKTCEGSNDTRHEARKTLLTQFGKHEQELSNENQGAFHSLLWLIQNKSTKSLDDEKKAEEEEEEGGGGGGGEEKVTLQQSNKDKEENQTQQIIEANEKMQFKMDDSKGIPEHEWNKDNHQLQHDIMEDGKPRLQNNKRNDEEMEQQSKTKQLNLQDNDKSRNNSWDGGVKKIHQKPEMVKYKKVPKHSRREQTKEMPQLKRKSDYQMITHQSKRCKDEMISKHIIKDMEKIPSDNRRGSKQDSLQDNRRDSKQEKPRDNRRGFKQEIHQDEKRGSEQEIPQDNRGRSKQKINHGKRRGSTHEIPKDNIRVSKQAISQDNRWGSKRVIPQNNKSGSKQEIHQDNKSGSKQNIPQDNRRGSNQEISQDNRRGSKQELPQGNWGKRDFKQEIHLDNKRGSKQEINHENRRGTKQEVSQDNRRGFKLEISQNNRRDSKKEIPQNNRICSKQEINHDNRKGSKQEIFQDNREGSKQEISQDNREGSKQEIPQDNREGSKQEILQDNRRGSKQGISQDNRKGFKQEIPQNNRKDYKQVIPKDNRQGFKQNINHDNRRGSKHEIPKDNRRGSKQEIPQKNQKGSNQEIHEDNKRGSKKHILQNNRKGSNQEISQDRKRGSKQEKPQDDKRRGDTKWLLQTNKKAEKKQIQQSRRKTKKIIPLYTRGAEVIKKTQGQQVEGINLNLGKNQPTKDISDFTDVKDIKKSAHTCQVGRRGQPPEARAVSSRLNRRDAREEDARQHGDVRKIRRSKSLERFIEFYNAGEEDTRQYGDVRKIRRSKSLERFIEFNRKDEKTAVNRDLPKLFERSLNSQKSTKGFCHFRPDLLKFTYLLLFCYKHYCLLHTEKSQVLI; from the exons ATGCAAATAATAGAGAAGAAAATGCAGAAGGCGAGCTCGAGGTTATGTCTCATCCTCCTAGGAGAGGAGTGGACAGGAAAGAGCTCAGCTGGAAACACCATGCTGGGACGAAACAGATTTACAGCTGGTAGCGACACAGAACATGTGATGCAGTGCTCTGGGGTCATCGAGGGGAGAAATGTAACCATTGTAGACACTCCAGGATGGGATGTTAAATGCTCTCCAGATGTACCACTCAAAATGCTCGAGAAAGCATATACTTCTGCCCTGCTGACATGTCAAAGCTTCCATGTCTTGCTTTTGACAATCCCCATTTCCCAAGACCAGGCATGGAACCAAAAGTTTGTGCAAAGGATGTTGAATGTGCTCAGGCTTTTCAATGATGATATGTGGAACCACACCATGCTCCTATTCACCAGATCTAACCTTCTGCATTCCTCAGAGGGATTGGAGGGATACCTGAAAGGTAATGGAAAGCCTTTTCAAAGCTTGGTGGAAAAGTGCAAGCACAGATACCATGTAATCAACAACCATGCACAGAATGATTTTAAGCAAGTCAGGGAGTTGCTGGAAAAGATTGAGCAGATGGTGCAAAAAAACAATGGTCAGACATTGCAACTAATCACGAGTGAACAAGAAGTGGGCACACTGCAAGACAACAGAGGGATGATATATGAATGCTCCAAGATGAAGGAACACAAAGAGGTGCAAAATTGCTTCAGGTTAGAAGACTACATGTTTAAATCGCTGAGACCAGAGGAAAATGATCCACCAGATACTACTGAGCAAAATGAGCTTCAAGGTGAAAACAGAAATCTGGCCATGAGCAGGGAAGATAATACAGAAATAATCAACACAGAAAAGAACACTTCTCAAATCTCATGGGACTTAAGCATTACTTGTGACTTTTATACTTGTGATGATGTCTCCAATCCACAAA GTATCATGATGACTTGTGTTCTTCAGATTTCAGTTGGCTGGAGAAAACTAAAACCATCATGTCAGATATCCTGGGTGTCTTTCACAGTGTGTGGTGATGATATTGCCtggctttttattattgttttgtacctGCTGGTGAGCTCTTTATctcttatttataaaacatgtgAAGGATCCAATGATACTCGTCATGAGGCCAGGAAAACACTGTTGACTCAATTTGGTAAACATGAGCAAGAACTGAGCAATGAAAACCAGGGAGCTTTTCATTCACTGCTCTGGCTGATTCAGAACAAAAGCACTAAAAGTTTGgatgatgaaaaaaaagcagaagaagaagaagaagaaggaggaggaggaggaggaggagaagaaaaagtGACACTCCAACAAAGTaataaagataaagaagaaAATCAAACCCAACAAATCATAGAAGCTAATGAAAAGATGCAGTTTAAGATGGATGATAGCAAAGGAATTCCTGAACATGAATGGAATAAAGATAACCATCAACTCCAACATGACATAATGGAGGATGGGAAACCTAGACttcaaaataacaaaagaaatgatgaagaGATGGAacaacaaagcaaaacaaagcaACTAAATCTACAGGATAATGACAAATCCAGGAACAATAGTTGGGATGGAGGTGTGAAAAAGATTCACCAAAAGCCTGAAATGGTGAAATATAAGAAGGTACCCAAACACAGCAGAAGGGAACAAACAAAGGAAATGCCCcaacttaaaagaaaaagtgattaTCAAATGATCACGCACCAAAGCAAAAGATGTAAAGATGAAATGATCTCCAAACACATAATCAAAGATATGGAAAAGATTCCCTCGGACAACAGAAGGGGGTCTAAGCAAGATTCACTCCAGGATAACAGAAGGGACTCTAAGCAAGAGAAACCCAGGGATAACAGAAGGGGCTTTAAACAAGAGATACATCAGGATGAAAAAAGAGGCTCTGAGCAAGAGATACCCCAGGATAACAGAGGCAGATCTaagcaaaaaataaaccatGGTAAGAGAAGGGGCTCTACACATGAGATACCCAAGGATAACATAAGGGTCTCTAAGCAAGCTATATCCCAGGATAATAGATGGGGCTCTAAACGAGTTATACCCCAGAATAACAAAAGCGGCTCTAAGCAGGAGATCCACCAGGATAACAAAAGCGGCTCTAAGCAAAACATACCTCAGGATAACAGAAGGGGCTCTAACCAAGAGATATCTCAGGATAACAGAAGGGGATCTAAGCAAGAGTTACCCCAGGGTAACTGGGGTAAAAGGGACTTTAAGCAAGAGATACACCTGGATAACAAAAGAGGTTCTAAGCAAGAGATAAACCATGAAAACAGAAGGGGTACTAAGCAAGAGGTATCCCAAGATAATAGAAGGGGCTTTAAGCTAGAGATATCACAGAATAACAGAAGGGACTCTAAGAAAGAGATaccacagaataacagaatatgCTCTAAGCAAGAGATAAACCATGATAACAGAAAGGGTTCTAAGCAAGAGATATTCCAGGATAACAGAGAGGGCTCTAAGCAAGAGATATCCCAGGATAACAGAGAGGGCTCTAAGCAAGAGATACCTCAGGATAACAGAGAGGGCTCTAAGCAAGAGATACTCCAGGATAACAGAAGGGGTTCTAAGCAAGGGATATCCCAGGATAACAGAAAAGGCTTTAAGCAAGAGATACcccagaataacagaaaagattATAAGCAAGTGATACCTAAGGATAACAGACAGGGTTTTAAGCAAAATATTAACCATGATAACAGAAGGGGCTCTAAGCATGAGATACCCAAGGATAATAGAAGGGGCTCTAAACAAGAAATACCTCAGAAAAATCAAAAAGGCTCTAATCAAGAGATACATGAGGATAACAAAAGAGGCTCTAAGAAACACATactgcagaataacagaaaaggcTCCAACCAAGAGATATCCCAGGATAGAAAAAGGGGCTCTAAGCAAGAGAAACCCCAGGATGACAAAAGAAGAGGGGATACGAAATGGTTACttcaaactaacaaaaaagcCGAAAAGAAACAGATACAACAAAGCAGAAGGAAGACTAAGAAAATAATTCCCCTGTACACTAGAGGTGCTGAGGTGATTAAAAAGACACAAGGACAACAGGTAGAAGGAATAAACCTCAACTTGGGCAAAAATCAACCAACCAAAGACATTAGCGACTTTACAG ATGTCAAGGACATAAAGAAGAGTGCTCATACATGCCAAGTAGGGAGACGTGGGCAGCCTCCTGAGGCAAGAGCAGTGTCCTCCAGACTGAACCGTAGAG atGCTAGAGAAGAGGACGCAAGGCAGCATGGGGATGTTAGGAAAATTAGGAGAAGCAAGAGTCTGGAAAGGTTTATTGAATTTTACA atGCTGGAGAAGAGGACACAAGACAGTATGGGGATGTTAGGAAAATTAGGAGAAGCAAGAGTCTGGAAAGGTTTATTGAATTTAACA GGAAAGATGAGAAGACAGCAGTGAACAGAGATCTCCCAAAATTATTTGAGCGGAGTCTAAATAGTCAGAAATCAACAAAAGGTTTCTGCCATTTTCGTCCTGACCTGCTGAAATTCACTTATCTTTTACTGTTTTGCTATAAGCATTACTGCCTATTACATACAGAAAAATCTCAAGTATTGATTTAA
- the LOC128526378 gene encoding repetin-like isoform X5, whose translation MQIIEKKMQKASSRLCLILLGEEWTGKSSAGNTMLGRNRFTAGSDTEHVMQCSGVIEGRNVTIVDTPGWDVKCSPDVPLKMLEKAYTSALLTCQSFHVLLLTIPISQDQAWNQKFVQRMLNVLRLFNDDMWNHTMLLFTRSNLLHSSEGLEGYLKGNGKPFQSLVEKCKHRYHVINNHAQNDFKQVRELLEKIEQMVQKNNGQTLQLITSEQEVGTLQDNRGMIYECSKMKEHKEVQNCFRLEDYMFKSLRPEENDPPDTTEQNELQGENRNLAMSREDNTEIINTEKNTSQISWDLSITCDFYTCDDVSNPQSIMMTCVLQISVGWRKLKPSCQISWVSFTVCGDDIAWLFIIVLYLLVSSLSLIYKTCEGSNDTRHEARKTLLTQFGKHEQELSNENQGAFHSLLWLIQNKSTKSLDDEKKAEEEEEEGGGGGGGEEKVTLQQSNKDKEENQTQQIIEANEKMQFKMDDSKGIPEHEWNKDNHQLQHDIMEDGKPRLQNNKRNDEEMEQQSKTKQLNLQDNDKSRNNSWDGGVKKIHQKPEMVKYKKVPKHSRREQTKEMPQLKRKSDYQMITHQSKRCKDEMISKHIIKDMEKIPSDNRRGSKQDSLQDNRRDSKQEKPRDNRRGFKQEIHQDEKRGSEQEIPQDNRGRSKQKINHGKRRGSTHEIPKDNIRVSKQAISQDNRWGSKRVIPQNNKSGSKQEIHQDNKSGSKQNIPQDNRRGSNQEISQDNRRGSKQELPQGNWGKRDFKQEIHLDNKRGSKQEINHENRRGTKQEVSQDNRRGFKLEISQNNRRDSKKEIPQNNRICSKQEINHDNRKGSKQEIFQDNREGSKQEISQDNREGSKQEIPQDNREGSKQEILQDNRRGSKQGISQDNRKGFKQEIPQNNRKDYKQVIPKDNRQGFKQNINHDNRRGSKHEIPKDNRRGSKQEIPQKNQKGSNQEIHEDNKRGSKKHILQNNRKGSNQEISQDRKRGSKQEKPQDDKRRGDTKWLLQTNKKAEKKQIQQSRRKTKKIIPLYTRGAEVIKKTQGQQVEGINLNLGKNQPTKDISDFTDVKDIKKSAHTCQVGRRGQPPEARAVSSRLNRRDAREEDARQHGDVRKIRRSKSLERFIEFYNAGEEDTRQYGDVRKIRRSKSLERFIEFNRGNWSTWMKTSKHGENMETLCTQTRGGN comes from the exons ATGCAAATAATAGAGAAGAAAATGCAGAAGGCGAGCTCGAGGTTATGTCTCATCCTCCTAGGAGAGGAGTGGACAGGAAAGAGCTCAGCTGGAAACACCATGCTGGGACGAAACAGATTTACAGCTGGTAGCGACACAGAACATGTGATGCAGTGCTCTGGGGTCATCGAGGGGAGAAATGTAACCATTGTAGACACTCCAGGATGGGATGTTAAATGCTCTCCAGATGTACCACTCAAAATGCTCGAGAAAGCATATACTTCTGCCCTGCTGACATGTCAAAGCTTCCATGTCTTGCTTTTGACAATCCCCATTTCCCAAGACCAGGCATGGAACCAAAAGTTTGTGCAAAGGATGTTGAATGTGCTCAGGCTTTTCAATGATGATATGTGGAACCACACCATGCTCCTATTCACCAGATCTAACCTTCTGCATTCCTCAGAGGGATTGGAGGGATACCTGAAAGGTAATGGAAAGCCTTTTCAAAGCTTGGTGGAAAAGTGCAAGCACAGATACCATGTAATCAACAACCATGCACAGAATGATTTTAAGCAAGTCAGGGAGTTGCTGGAAAAGATTGAGCAGATGGTGCAAAAAAACAATGGTCAGACATTGCAACTAATCACGAGTGAACAAGAAGTGGGCACACTGCAAGACAACAGAGGGATGATATATGAATGCTCCAAGATGAAGGAACACAAAGAGGTGCAAAATTGCTTCAGGTTAGAAGACTACATGTTTAAATCGCTGAGACCAGAGGAAAATGATCCACCAGATACTACTGAGCAAAATGAGCTTCAAGGTGAAAACAGAAATCTGGCCATGAGCAGGGAAGATAATACAGAAATAATCAACACAGAAAAGAACACTTCTCAAATCTCATGGGACTTAAGCATTACTTGTGACTTTTATACTTGTGATGATGTCTCCAATCCACAAA GTATCATGATGACTTGTGTTCTTCAGATTTCAGTTGGCTGGAGAAAACTAAAACCATCATGTCAGATATCCTGGGTGTCTTTCACAGTGTGTGGTGATGATATTGCCtggctttttattattgttttgtacctGCTGGTGAGCTCTTTATctcttatttataaaacatgtgAAGGATCCAATGATACTCGTCATGAGGCCAGGAAAACACTGTTGACTCAATTTGGTAAACATGAGCAAGAACTGAGCAATGAAAACCAGGGAGCTTTTCATTCACTGCTCTGGCTGATTCAGAACAAAAGCACTAAAAGTTTGgatgatgaaaaaaaagcagaagaagaagaagaagaaggaggaggaggaggaggaggagaagaaaaagtGACACTCCAACAAAGTaataaagataaagaagaaAATCAAACCCAACAAATCATAGAAGCTAATGAAAAGATGCAGTTTAAGATGGATGATAGCAAAGGAATTCCTGAACATGAATGGAATAAAGATAACCATCAACTCCAACATGACATAATGGAGGATGGGAAACCTAGACttcaaaataacaaaagaaatgatgaagaGATGGAacaacaaagcaaaacaaagcaACTAAATCTACAGGATAATGACAAATCCAGGAACAATAGTTGGGATGGAGGTGTGAAAAAGATTCACCAAAAGCCTGAAATGGTGAAATATAAGAAGGTACCCAAACACAGCAGAAGGGAACAAACAAAGGAAATGCCCcaacttaaaagaaaaagtgattaTCAAATGATCACGCACCAAAGCAAAAGATGTAAAGATGAAATGATCTCCAAACACATAATCAAAGATATGGAAAAGATTCCCTCGGACAACAGAAGGGGGTCTAAGCAAGATTCACTCCAGGATAACAGAAGGGACTCTAAGCAAGAGAAACCCAGGGATAACAGAAGGGGCTTTAAACAAGAGATACATCAGGATGAAAAAAGAGGCTCTGAGCAAGAGATACCCCAGGATAACAGAGGCAGATCTaagcaaaaaataaaccatGGTAAGAGAAGGGGCTCTACACATGAGATACCCAAGGATAACATAAGGGTCTCTAAGCAAGCTATATCCCAGGATAATAGATGGGGCTCTAAACGAGTTATACCCCAGAATAACAAAAGCGGCTCTAAGCAGGAGATCCACCAGGATAACAAAAGCGGCTCTAAGCAAAACATACCTCAGGATAACAGAAGGGGCTCTAACCAAGAGATATCTCAGGATAACAGAAGGGGATCTAAGCAAGAGTTACCCCAGGGTAACTGGGGTAAAAGGGACTTTAAGCAAGAGATACACCTGGATAACAAAAGAGGTTCTAAGCAAGAGATAAACCATGAAAACAGAAGGGGTACTAAGCAAGAGGTATCCCAAGATAATAGAAGGGGCTTTAAGCTAGAGATATCACAGAATAACAGAAGGGACTCTAAGAAAGAGATaccacagaataacagaatatgCTCTAAGCAAGAGATAAACCATGATAACAGAAAGGGTTCTAAGCAAGAGATATTCCAGGATAACAGAGAGGGCTCTAAGCAAGAGATATCCCAGGATAACAGAGAGGGCTCTAAGCAAGAGATACCTCAGGATAACAGAGAGGGCTCTAAGCAAGAGATACTCCAGGATAACAGAAGGGGTTCTAAGCAAGGGATATCCCAGGATAACAGAAAAGGCTTTAAGCAAGAGATACcccagaataacagaaaagattATAAGCAAGTGATACCTAAGGATAACAGACAGGGTTTTAAGCAAAATATTAACCATGATAACAGAAGGGGCTCTAAGCATGAGATACCCAAGGATAATAGAAGGGGCTCTAAACAAGAAATACCTCAGAAAAATCAAAAAGGCTCTAATCAAGAGATACATGAGGATAACAAAAGAGGCTCTAAGAAACACATactgcagaataacagaaaaggcTCCAACCAAGAGATATCCCAGGATAGAAAAAGGGGCTCTAAGCAAGAGAAACCCCAGGATGACAAAAGAAGAGGGGATACGAAATGGTTACttcaaactaacaaaaaagcCGAAAAGAAACAGATACAACAAAGCAGAAGGAAGACTAAGAAAATAATTCCCCTGTACACTAGAGGTGCTGAGGTGATTAAAAAGACACAAGGACAACAGGTAGAAGGAATAAACCTCAACTTGGGCAAAAATCAACCAACCAAAGACATTAGCGACTTTACAG ATGTCAAGGACATAAAGAAGAGTGCTCATACATGCCAAGTAGGGAGACGTGGGCAGCCTCCTGAGGCAAGAGCAGTGTCCTCCAGACTGAACCGTAGAG atGCTAGAGAAGAGGACGCAAGGCAGCATGGGGATGTTAGGAAAATTAGGAGAAGCAAGAGTCTGGAAAGGTTTATTGAATTTTACA atGCTGGAGAAGAGGACACAAGACAGTATGGGGATGTTAGGAAAATTAGGAGAAGCAAGAGTCTGGAAAGGTTTATTGAATTTAACA gaggaaactggagtacctggatgaaaaccagcaagcacggggagaacatggaaactctgtgcacacagactcgaggcgggaattga
- the LOC128526378 gene encoding uncharacterized protein LOC128526378 isoform X1: MQIIEKKMQKASSRLCLILLGEEWTGKSSAGNTMLGRNRFTAGSDTEHVMQCSGVIEGRNVTIVDTPGWDVKCSPDVPLKMLEKAYTSALLTCQSFHVLLLTIPISQDQAWNQKFVQRMLNVLRLFNDDMWNHTMLLFTRSNLLHSSEGLEGYLKGNGKPFQSLVEKCKHRYHVINNHAQNDFKQVRELLEKIEQMVQKNNGQTLQLITSEQEVGTLQDNRGMIYECSKMKEHKEVQNCFRLEDYMFKSLRPEENDPPDTTEQNELQGENRNLAMSREDNTEIINTEKNTSQISWDLSITCDFYTCDDVSNPQSIMMTCVLQISVGWRKLKPSCQISWVSFTVCGDDIAWLFIIVLYLLVSSLSLIYKTCEGSNDTRHEARKTLLTQFGKHEQELSNENQGAFHSLLWLIQNKSTKSLDDEKKAEEEEEEGGGGGGGEEKVTLQQSNKDKEENQTQQIIEANEKMQFKMDDSKGIPEHEWNKDNHQLQHDIMEDGKPRLQNNKRNDEEMEQQSKTKQLNLQDNDKSRNNSWDGGVKKIHQKPEMVKYKKVPKHSRREQTKEMPQLKRKSDYQMITHQSKRCKDEMISKHIIKDMEKIPSDNRRGSKQDSLQDNRRDSKQEKPRDNRRGFKQEIHQDEKRGSEQEIPQDNRGRSKQKINHGKRRGSTHEIPKDNIRVSKQAISQDNRWGSKRVIPQNNKSGSKQEIHQDNKSGSKQNIPQDNRRGSNQEISQDNRRGSKQELPQGNWGKRDFKQEIHLDNKRGSKQEINHENRRGTKQEVSQDNRRGFKLEISQNNRRDSKKEIPQNNRICSKQEINHDNRKGSKQEIFQDNREGSKQEISQDNREGSKQEIPQDNREGSKQEILQDNRRGSKQGISQDNRKGFKQEIPQNNRKDYKQVIPKDNRQGFKQNINHDNRRGSKHEIPKDNRRGSKQEIPQKNQKGSNQEIHEDNKRGSKKHILQNNRKGSNQEISQDRKRGSKQEKPQDDKRRGDTKWLLQTNKKAEKKQIQQSRRKTKKIIPLYTRGAEVIKKTQGQQVEGINLNLGKNQPTKDISDFTDVKDIKKSAHTCQVGRRGQPPEARAVSSRLNRRDAREEDARQHGDVRKIRRSKSLERFIEFYNAGEEDTRQYGDVRKIRRSKSLERFIEFNISLICMFVVCGRKLEYLDENQQARGEHGNSVHTDSRRELNLEPGGARQQCSLLSLKNIIFIFASR, translated from the exons ATGCAAATAATAGAGAAGAAAATGCAGAAGGCGAGCTCGAGGTTATGTCTCATCCTCCTAGGAGAGGAGTGGACAGGAAAGAGCTCAGCTGGAAACACCATGCTGGGACGAAACAGATTTACAGCTGGTAGCGACACAGAACATGTGATGCAGTGCTCTGGGGTCATCGAGGGGAGAAATGTAACCATTGTAGACACTCCAGGATGGGATGTTAAATGCTCTCCAGATGTACCACTCAAAATGCTCGAGAAAGCATATACTTCTGCCCTGCTGACATGTCAAAGCTTCCATGTCTTGCTTTTGACAATCCCCATTTCCCAAGACCAGGCATGGAACCAAAAGTTTGTGCAAAGGATGTTGAATGTGCTCAGGCTTTTCAATGATGATATGTGGAACCACACCATGCTCCTATTCACCAGATCTAACCTTCTGCATTCCTCAGAGGGATTGGAGGGATACCTGAAAGGTAATGGAAAGCCTTTTCAAAGCTTGGTGGAAAAGTGCAAGCACAGATACCATGTAATCAACAACCATGCACAGAATGATTTTAAGCAAGTCAGGGAGTTGCTGGAAAAGATTGAGCAGATGGTGCAAAAAAACAATGGTCAGACATTGCAACTAATCACGAGTGAACAAGAAGTGGGCACACTGCAAGACAACAGAGGGATGATATATGAATGCTCCAAGATGAAGGAACACAAAGAGGTGCAAAATTGCTTCAGGTTAGAAGACTACATGTTTAAATCGCTGAGACCAGAGGAAAATGATCCACCAGATACTACTGAGCAAAATGAGCTTCAAGGTGAAAACAGAAATCTGGCCATGAGCAGGGAAGATAATACAGAAATAATCAACACAGAAAAGAACACTTCTCAAATCTCATGGGACTTAAGCATTACTTGTGACTTTTATACTTGTGATGATGTCTCCAATCCACAAA GTATCATGATGACTTGTGTTCTTCAGATTTCAGTTGGCTGGAGAAAACTAAAACCATCATGTCAGATATCCTGGGTGTCTTTCACAGTGTGTGGTGATGATATTGCCtggctttttattattgttttgtacctGCTGGTGAGCTCTTTATctcttatttataaaacatgtgAAGGATCCAATGATACTCGTCATGAGGCCAGGAAAACACTGTTGACTCAATTTGGTAAACATGAGCAAGAACTGAGCAATGAAAACCAGGGAGCTTTTCATTCACTGCTCTGGCTGATTCAGAACAAAAGCACTAAAAGTTTGgatgatgaaaaaaaagcagaagaagaagaagaagaaggaggaggaggaggaggaggagaagaaaaagtGACACTCCAACAAAGTaataaagataaagaagaaAATCAAACCCAACAAATCATAGAAGCTAATGAAAAGATGCAGTTTAAGATGGATGATAGCAAAGGAATTCCTGAACATGAATGGAATAAAGATAACCATCAACTCCAACATGACATAATGGAGGATGGGAAACCTAGACttcaaaataacaaaagaaatgatgaagaGATGGAacaacaaagcaaaacaaagcaACTAAATCTACAGGATAATGACAAATCCAGGAACAATAGTTGGGATGGAGGTGTGAAAAAGATTCACCAAAAGCCTGAAATGGTGAAATATAAGAAGGTACCCAAACACAGCAGAAGGGAACAAACAAAGGAAATGCCCcaacttaaaagaaaaagtgattaTCAAATGATCACGCACCAAAGCAAAAGATGTAAAGATGAAATGATCTCCAAACACATAATCAAAGATATGGAAAAGATTCCCTCGGACAACAGAAGGGGGTCTAAGCAAGATTCACTCCAGGATAACAGAAGGGACTCTAAGCAAGAGAAACCCAGGGATAACAGAAGGGGCTTTAAACAAGAGATACATCAGGATGAAAAAAGAGGCTCTGAGCAAGAGATACCCCAGGATAACAGAGGCAGATCTaagcaaaaaataaaccatGGTAAGAGAAGGGGCTCTACACATGAGATACCCAAGGATAACATAAGGGTCTCTAAGCAAGCTATATCCCAGGATAATAGATGGGGCTCTAAACGAGTTATACCCCAGAATAACAAAAGCGGCTCTAAGCAGGAGATCCACCAGGATAACAAAAGCGGCTCTAAGCAAAACATACCTCAGGATAACAGAAGGGGCTCTAACCAAGAGATATCTCAGGATAACAGAAGGGGATCTAAGCAAGAGTTACCCCAGGGTAACTGGGGTAAAAGGGACTTTAAGCAAGAGATACACCTGGATAACAAAAGAGGTTCTAAGCAAGAGATAAACCATGAAAACAGAAGGGGTACTAAGCAAGAGGTATCCCAAGATAATAGAAGGGGCTTTAAGCTAGAGATATCACAGAATAACAGAAGGGACTCTAAGAAAGAGATaccacagaataacagaatatgCTCTAAGCAAGAGATAAACCATGATAACAGAAAGGGTTCTAAGCAAGAGATATTCCAGGATAACAGAGAGGGCTCTAAGCAAGAGATATCCCAGGATAACAGAGAGGGCTCTAAGCAAGAGATACCTCAGGATAACAGAGAGGGCTCTAAGCAAGAGATACTCCAGGATAACAGAAGGGGTTCTAAGCAAGGGATATCCCAGGATAACAGAAAAGGCTTTAAGCAAGAGATACcccagaataacagaaaagattATAAGCAAGTGATACCTAAGGATAACAGACAGGGTTTTAAGCAAAATATTAACCATGATAACAGAAGGGGCTCTAAGCATGAGATACCCAAGGATAATAGAAGGGGCTCTAAACAAGAAATACCTCAGAAAAATCAAAAAGGCTCTAATCAAGAGATACATGAGGATAACAAAAGAGGCTCTAAGAAACACATactgcagaataacagaaaaggcTCCAACCAAGAGATATCCCAGGATAGAAAAAGGGGCTCTAAGCAAGAGAAACCCCAGGATGACAAAAGAAGAGGGGATACGAAATGGTTACttcaaactaacaaaaaagcCGAAAAGAAACAGATACAACAAAGCAGAAGGAAGACTAAGAAAATAATTCCCCTGTACACTAGAGGTGCTGAGGTGATTAAAAAGACACAAGGACAACAGGTAGAAGGAATAAACCTCAACTTGGGCAAAAATCAACCAACCAAAGACATTAGCGACTTTACAG ATGTCAAGGACATAAAGAAGAGTGCTCATACATGCCAAGTAGGGAGACGTGGGCAGCCTCCTGAGGCAAGAGCAGTGTCCTCCAGACTGAACCGTAGAG atGCTAGAGAAGAGGACGCAAGGCAGCATGGGGATGTTAGGAAAATTAGGAGAAGCAAGAGTCTGGAAAGGTTTATTGAATTTTACA atGCTGGAGAAGAGGACACAAGACAGTATGGGGATGTTAGGAAAATTAGGAGAAGCAAGAGTCTGGAAAGGTTTATTGAATTTAACA ttagcctaatctgcatgttcgtggtctgtgggaggaaactggagtacctggatgaaaaccagcaagcacggggagaacatggaaactctgtgcacacagactcgaggcgggaattgaacctggaacctggaggtgcaaggcaacagtgctcaCTACTAAgccttaaaaatattatttttatttttgcatcaaGATAG